Proteins found in one Zea mays cultivar B73 chromosome 1, Zm-B73-REFERENCE-NAM-5.0, whole genome shotgun sequence genomic segment:
- the LOC103631776 gene encoding transcription factor ILI6, with protein sequence MSNRRSRSRQSGSSRITEEQISDLVSKLQDLLPEARLQSNARVPSARVLQETCNYIRNLHQEVDDLSERLSELLATSDMSSAQAAVIRSLLM encoded by the exons ATGTCGAACCGGAGGTCACGGTCCAGGCAGTCTGGTTCGTCGAGGATCACTGAGGAGCAGATCAGCGACCTTGTATCAAAGCTGCAGGACCTCCTCCCCGAAGCTCGCCTTCAGAGCAATGCAAGA GTGCCATCTGCGAGGGTGTTGCAGGAGACATGCAACTACATCAGGAACTTGCACCAGGAGGTGGACGACCTGAGCGAGAGGCTGTCGGAGCTGCTGGCTACGTCCGACATGAGCAGCGCGCAGGCGGCTGTCATCCGGAGCCTGCTCATGTAG